One genomic window of Dermacentor andersoni chromosome 8, qqDerAnde1_hic_scaffold, whole genome shotgun sequence includes the following:
- the LOC129383408 gene encoding uncharacterized protein, translating into MHFPSEHDQTLKIQDQRCQDQDEAILTTTAGKPAFLGCHWLACIRREYISCATPIERPVLSSTWSLGYSYQSQLSNDAVTMNAALTTVLLGLASVASAGFIGGGYGGGYGSGFGAGYGGGLGAGVGGGLSGGHGGGFGAGGSGGGFGAGYGGGLGGGAGGAGLTVAAVPVAVATPVVAARPTVAAPGRSTTSYGTSTTTVTTLHGGGGAGGFGGAGLGYGSGSLGYGGAGLGSGGAGYGLGGAGLGSGAGFSVAAVPTVAVARPTVTVAIARPVAVAVPTVVVGGGLGGGLGGGLGAGFGAGHGAGFGGGLGGGHGGLVGVSLFGGLGGGYGSGYGGGYGGGYGGGYGGGYSGGLGKHGVSYSYASKW; encoded by the exons ATGCACTTCCCCAGCGAACACGACCAAACCCTCAAGATCCAAGACCAGCGTTGTCAGGACCAAGACGAGGCCATCTTAACTACAACCGCCGGCAAACCAGCGTTCCT GGGCTGTCACTGGCTCGCTTGCATCCGGCGCGAGTATATAAGCTGCGCGACGCCCATCGAGAGACCTGTCCTCTCATCGACCTGGTCTCTTGGATACTCGTACCAGTCACAACTGAGTAACGACGCTGTCACTATGAACGCCGCT CTCACAACCGTTCTACTAGGACTCGCCTCCGTCGCCTCTGCCGGCTTTATTGGCGGAGGCTATGGCGGTGGCTACGGCAGTGGCTTCGGTGCAGGCTACGGTGGCGGCCTTGGAGCTGGTGTTGGCGGTGGCCTCAGCGGTGGCCATGGCGGCGGCTTCGGCGCAGGTGGTAGCGGCGGCGGGTTTGGTGCCGGCTATGGCGGTGGTCTCGGTGGTGGCGCCGGGGGCGCTggcctcactgtggcggctgttccggtTGCTGTCGCTACTCCCGTTGTTGCGGCCAGGCCCACTGTCGCCGCACCTGGCCGCTCCACCACATCCTACGGCACCAGCACAACTACCGTGACCACCCTGCACGGTGGAGGAGGAGCTGGTGGATTCGGTGGCGCTGGTCTCGGTTACGGCTCTGGCAGCCTCGGCTACGGAGGAGCCGGTCTCGGATCGGGAGGAGCCGGATACGGACTTGGGGGAGCCGGTCTCGGATCTGGAGCCGGTTTTAGCGTTGCTGCAGTACCAACCGTCGCAGTAGCTCGTCCCACTGTCACAGTGGCCATTGCCCGTCCTGTCGCCGTTGCTGTTCCGACCGTGGTTGTTGGTGGTGGTCTTGGTGGCGGCCTCGGCGGAGGTCTTGGTGCTGGTTTCGGTGCAGGTCATGGTGCAGGCTTTGGCGGTGGTCTGGGTGGCGGACACGGTGGCCTTGTGGGTGTCAGTCTTTTCGGTGGTCTCGGTGGCGGCTATGGCAGCGGCTATGGCGGCGGCTAtggtggtggctacggcggcGGCTACGGTGGCGGATACAGTGGCGGCCTCGGAAAGCATGGCGTCAGCTATAGCTACGCATCAAAGTGGTG A